A genomic window from Pyxidicoccus trucidator includes:
- the gcvA gene encoding transcriptional regulator GcvA, translated as MRRIPPLGALRAFEAGARHLSFTRAATELGVTQAAISHQVRQLEDWLGVSLFDRRGHALTLTAKGAAYLRELTPAFDRLSEATARLYEGEQGPLRITVLPSFASCWLLPRLEGFRRLHPDLELHLTSSAELWDFLDDRFDVGLRSGLGRWTGLKAEQLARESLSPVCSPALAKRLRSPSDLKKVRLLHDTPKDGWRRWLDAAGVEGVDAEAGPGFNDAGLVLQAAVQGQGVALGRLTLASADLKAGRLVQPFETVLPNDFSYWLVHPRPLSGRRDVAAFKAWLLAEARAAA; from the coding sequence ATGCGCCGCATTCCACCGCTCGGCGCCCTCCGCGCCTTCGAGGCAGGGGCGCGGCACCTGAGCTTCACCCGCGCCGCCACCGAGCTGGGTGTCACGCAAGCGGCCATCAGCCACCAGGTGCGCCAGCTCGAGGACTGGCTCGGAGTCTCCCTGTTCGACCGACGGGGGCACGCGCTGACGCTCACCGCGAAGGGGGCAGCGTACCTGCGCGAGCTGACGCCCGCGTTCGACCGCCTGTCGGAGGCGACCGCGCGGCTGTACGAGGGCGAGCAGGGGCCGCTGCGAATCACCGTGCTGCCCTCGTTCGCCTCGTGCTGGCTGCTGCCCCGACTGGAGGGCTTCCGCCGGCTTCACCCGGACCTCGAGCTCCACCTGACCAGCTCGGCCGAGCTCTGGGACTTCCTCGACGACCGCTTCGATGTGGGCCTCCGCTCCGGGCTGGGGCGCTGGACGGGGCTCAAGGCGGAGCAGCTTGCCCGGGAGTCGCTCAGTCCCGTGTGCAGCCCCGCGCTCGCGAAGCGGCTGCGCTCGCCTTCGGACCTGAAGAAGGTCCGGCTCCTCCATGACACCCCGAAGGACGGCTGGCGGCGCTGGCTGGATGCCGCGGGAGTCGAGGGAGTCGACGCCGAGGCCGGGCCTGGCTTCAACGATGCCGGGCTGGTGCTCCAGGCCGCCGTCCAGGGACAGGGTGTGGCCCTGGGCCGACTGACGCTCGCCTCCGCCGACTTGAAGGCCGGGCGCCTGGTCCAGCCCTTCGAGACAGTCCTACCCAACGATTTCAGCTACTGGCTCGTCCATCCCCGGCCCCTGTCGGGGCGAAGGGACGTGGCCGCCTTCAAGGCCTGGCTGCTCGCCGAGGCTCGGGCCGCCGCGTAG
- a CDS encoding LysE family translocator, protein MISAEVWLLFLGYTVPMVFSPGPGNTVLATAGGRFGIRGSLPFWMGFEVANLALCVVYGLGLGRVLHDAPALHQALRWGSVVYLLYLAWGFFRSSASPAGAQEEPARLGFVEGLLAVALNPKIHSMIVVMFSQFLDPASAMLSQTAQLTVAFLIVCVACHFPWLYAGKLLLGRFRSERAMRIQGWTFGTCMLLVAGYVAFA, encoded by the coding sequence ATGATCTCCGCTGAAGTCTGGTTGTTGTTCCTGGGCTACACAGTCCCGATGGTGTTCAGCCCGGGGCCCGGCAACACGGTGCTCGCCACCGCGGGCGGGCGCTTCGGCATCCGGGGCTCACTCCCCTTCTGGATGGGCTTCGAGGTGGCCAACCTCGCGCTCTGCGTCGTCTACGGACTCGGGCTCGGACGCGTGCTGCATGACGCCCCCGCGCTGCACCAGGCGCTGCGCTGGGGCAGCGTCGTGTACCTGCTCTACCTCGCCTGGGGCTTCTTCCGCTCGTCCGCCAGCCCGGCTGGGGCGCAGGAGGAGCCAGCGAGGCTCGGGTTCGTCGAGGGCCTGCTCGCCGTCGCCCTCAACCCCAAAATCCATTCGATGATTGTCGTGATGTTCTCCCAGTTCCTCGACCCGGCCAGCGCGATGCTCTCGCAGACGGCGCAGCTCACGGTGGCCTTCCTCATCGTCTGCGTGGCGTGCCACTTCCCGTGGCTCTACGCGGGGAAGCTCCTCCTGGGCCGCTTCCGGTCCGAGCGCGCGATGCGCATCCAGGGCTGGACGTTCGGCACCTGCATGCTCCTCGTCGCGGGCTACGTGGCGTTCGCCTGA